A window of Tautonia plasticadhaerens contains these coding sequences:
- a CDS encoding sigma-70 family RNA polymerase sigma factor has translation MSEQDQRKASRAYRPGVEGLEALRLFSGLVGAPFAIPAEHGEWSSSALDLDLDAPGAIDPGVEIDAWDAAIDLASPSELLSPEPGPPAGTAADPEAIRGGLSQLDRYLSRTWARAGLPPQKHDDCTQAVYLSLLKQLSRPGFDELMVAVGVFGIREVFSRERGEGTVFFRAIDATKKRAQRERKLRSLDDGPDNPSAPLRERDWVDALSEAIDRALSPREAELIRATLAGETPAEIAERWGVAPKTVSNEKTRAYHKLRDFLTDGEPHS, from the coding sequence GTGAGCGAGCAGGACCAGAGGAAGGCGAGCCGGGCCTACCGGCCGGGCGTCGAGGGCCTGGAGGCGTTGCGCCTCTTCAGCGGCCTGGTCGGCGCCCCGTTCGCAATCCCCGCCGAGCACGGGGAATGGTCGTCCTCGGCCCTCGACCTCGATCTCGACGCCCCCGGCGCGATCGACCCGGGCGTCGAGATCGACGCCTGGGACGCCGCGATCGACCTGGCCTCCCCGTCCGAGCTGCTCTCCCCGGAGCCCGGCCCCCCGGCCGGGACGGCGGCCGACCCGGAGGCGATCCGGGGTGGGCTCTCCCAACTCGACCGCTACCTCTCGCGCACCTGGGCCCGGGCCGGCCTGCCCCCCCAGAAGCATGACGACTGCACCCAGGCGGTTTACCTGTCGCTGCTGAAGCAGCTCAGCCGCCCCGGCTTCGACGAGCTGATGGTCGCCGTCGGCGTCTTCGGCATCCGGGAGGTCTTCAGCCGGGAGCGGGGGGAGGGCACGGTCTTCTTCCGGGCGATCGACGCCACCAAGAAGCGGGCCCAGCGCGAGCGCAAGCTCCGGTCCCTCGACGACGGCCCCGACAACCCTTCCGCCCCGCTCCGGGAGCGGGACTGGGTCGACGCCCTCTCCGAGGCGATCGACCGGGCCTTGAGCCCCCGGGAGGCCGAGCTGATCCGGGCCACCCTCGCCGGCGAGACCCCCGCCGAGATCGCCGAGCGCTGGGGGGTCGCCCCCAAGACCGTCAGCAACGAGAAGACCCGGGCCTACCACAAGCTCCGAGACTTCCTCACCGACGGCGAACCCCACTCCTGA
- a CDS encoding peptidylprolyl isomerase — protein sequence MRDRKRGGSIRRWLGTGEASAGRRRARRPGLEGLEARQLLVASLEPIANLTVPADLGRVVRLDGGADDQAFTASSDNPDVRVSVINGPFLSIDVSHASSGAGDPAFSGTLTFQLFEELTPITARRIQALVNQGFYTSPTTNPDPNFTNLPSKNFHRIASGFPGDQFIVQGGSANGNGTGDINQPGFPFADEFRAPLVFTGEGQLAMANAGDDTNESQFFVTTGSPRFLDFQHTIFGQLVDGFGVLSQMTQVSRNNVDAPVSPILITGTRVAQASPDGSLLIDTTSATAGESATVTVTAADGGSTDVETFQVSVVANTENQRPFLGPVEDQLTRPGQAAQFQLSAVSTNPGDQLTYAVGGGVASDGTFAPVQNATATVDASGRVTVTPNSGFEGTIELLVGVRDQVNRAGSLDAVANFDTKKLSLAVTTNNRPTATAVTVETDQNQAVTVQLAGQTGDPDSGQTLVFELTGPPVNGSIAGFNAQTGTLRYTPNTNFSGDDVFTYRVRDVGAPTPNLASAETTATVRVAEGEMINTPPTAQGQQLTVQVNTPQPVQLIGMTGDPETGQTLTYILDKSMTRGTVTDFDADTGTLLYTPPRNFVGADTLSFRVRDVGPPGPNLESEPATVSFNVIGAVNTGAVRQVGTVVMVTPPPGRLLNPTPNTIEVGMVDGRVSVTVNGQIDQFRPLISELERVVVYGTKANDTITISPDLPLLTTLDGGLGGVNRLQSNDLPSRLHGWFGRNTLRGGAARDELIGRMGRVRFLPSPGNDLAFAGDPNRFPQRGSHSDQGQGEPPTGQFFRFVNDRLVPVDTPSPRASGRVILHPPRANLAVPDFNLPGDSAAPGGTAAQQLREARAQLRQQRLDRS from the coding sequence ATGCGGGATCGCAAGCGAGGCGGGTCAATCCGACGGTGGTTGGGGACCGGCGAGGCCTCCGCCGGTCGGCGGAGGGCCCGGCGCCCCGGCCTCGAGGGGCTGGAGGCCCGGCAACTGCTGGTCGCCTCGCTCGAGCCGATCGCAAACCTGACGGTCCCGGCCGACCTGGGCCGGGTGGTCCGGCTCGACGGCGGGGCGGACGACCAGGCCTTCACGGCCTCGTCCGACAACCCGGATGTCCGGGTCTCGGTCATCAACGGGCCGTTCCTGTCGATCGACGTGTCGCACGCCTCGAGCGGGGCGGGGGATCCGGCCTTCTCCGGCACGCTGACCTTCCAGCTCTTCGAGGAGCTGACGCCGATCACGGCCCGACGCATCCAGGCGCTGGTCAACCAGGGGTTCTACACCTCGCCGACGACCAACCCGGATCCGAACTTCACCAACCTGCCCAGCAAGAACTTCCACCGGATCGCCTCGGGCTTCCCCGGCGACCAGTTCATCGTGCAGGGCGGCTCGGCCAACGGCAACGGCACCGGCGACATCAACCAGCCGGGCTTCCCCTTCGCCGACGAGTTCCGGGCGCCGCTGGTCTTCACCGGCGAGGGCCAGCTCGCCATGGCCAACGCCGGGGACGACACCAACGAGTCGCAGTTCTTCGTGACCACCGGCTCCCCCCGGTTCCTGGACTTCCAGCACACGATCTTCGGCCAGCTGGTCGACGGCTTCGGCGTGCTGAGCCAGATGACCCAGGTCTCGCGCAACAACGTCGACGCGCCGGTCTCCCCGATCCTGATCACCGGGACCCGGGTCGCCCAGGCCAGCCCCGACGGCTCCCTGCTGATCGACACCACCTCGGCCACCGCCGGGGAGTCGGCCACGGTGACGGTGACGGCGGCCGACGGCGGCTCGACCGACGTGGAGACCTTCCAGGTCAGCGTGGTGGCCAACACCGAGAACCAACGCCCCTTCCTCGGGCCGGTCGAGGACCAGCTCACCCGCCCGGGCCAGGCGGCCCAGTTCCAGCTCTCGGCCGTCAGCACCAACCCCGGCGACCAGCTGACCTATGCCGTCGGCGGCGGCGTCGCGTCCGACGGGACCTTCGCCCCGGTCCAGAACGCCACGGCCACCGTCGACGCCTCCGGCCGGGTGACCGTCACCCCGAACAGCGGCTTCGAGGGGACGATCGAGCTGCTGGTCGGGGTCCGGGACCAGGTCAACCGCGCCGGCAGCCTCGACGCGGTCGCCAACTTCGACACCAAGAAGCTCAGCCTGGCGGTCACGACCAACAACCGGCCGACCGCCACCGCCGTCACGGTGGAGACCGACCAGAACCAGGCCGTCACGGTGCAGCTGGCCGGGCAGACGGGCGACCCGGATTCGGGCCAGACGCTCGTCTTCGAACTGACCGGTCCCCCGGTCAACGGCTCGATCGCCGGCTTCAACGCCCAGACCGGCACGCTCCGGTACACGCCGAACACCAACTTCAGCGGCGACGACGTCTTCACCTACCGGGTCCGGGACGTGGGCGCCCCGACGCCGAACCTGGCCAGCGCGGAGACGACGGCCACGGTCCGCGTCGCCGAGGGGGAGATGATCAACACCCCCCCCACCGCCCAGGGCCAGCAGCTCACCGTCCAGGTCAACACGCCGCAGCCGGTCCAGCTGATCGGCATGACCGGCGACCCGGAGACGGGCCAGACGCTGACCTACATCCTCGACAAATCGATGACCCGGGGGACGGTCACCGACTTCGACGCCGACACCGGGACCCTGCTCTACACCCCACCCCGGAACTTCGTCGGCGCGGACACCCTGAGCTTCCGGGTCCGGGACGTCGGCCCGCCGGGGCCGAACCTGGAGAGCGAGCCGGCCACCGTCTCGTTCAACGTCATCGGCGCGGTGAACACGGGGGCGGTCCGCCAGGTGGGCACGGTCGTCATGGTCACCCCGCCCCCGGGACGCCTGCTGAACCCCACCCCCAACACGATCGAGGTGGGGATGGTCGACGGCCGGGTCTCGGTCACGGTCAACGGCCAGATCGACCAGTTCCGGCCGCTGATCTCCGAGCTGGAACGGGTGGTCGTCTACGGGACCAAGGCGAATGACACGATCACCATCTCCCCCGACCTGCCGCTGCTGACCACCCTCGACGGCGGGCTCGGCGGGGTCAACCGGCTGCAATCCAACGACCTGCCCTCTCGGCTCCACGGCTGGTTCGGCCGCAACACCCTGCGGGGCGGGGCCGCCCGGGACGAGCTGATCGGCCGGATGGGACGCGTCCGGTTCCTCCCCAGCCCCGGCAACGACCTGGCCTTCGCCGGCGACCCCAACCGCTTCCCCCAGCGGGGCTCCCACTCCGATCAGGGGCAGGGCGAGCCCCCCACCGGCCAGTTCTTCCGGTTCGTCAACGACCGGCTCGTCCCGGTGGACACCCCTTCTCCCCGGGCCTCGGGCCGGGTCATCCTCCATCCCCCCCGGGCGAACCTCGCCGTGCCGGACTTCAACCTGCCCGGCGACTCGGCCGCCCCGGGCGGCACCGCCGCCCAGCAGCTCCGGGAGGCCCGGGCCCAGCTGCGCCAGCAACGCCTCGACCGGTCCTGA
- a CDS encoding S1C family serine protease has protein sequence MRKRNAIHEPRPARRALPLLVAAVLGIAPGSDALGRAAPEAERIVLKSGSQIVGEVLAEKAEAIYVDVGYDLIRVPLDQVLRRGDPGEVAPPGSSAPASSPGPADGFYEARSLDPRPVNELVNTFGEAVVSIETPSGLGSGFIINPEGFAVTNAHVIEGETRISAILYQRTSSGWRRKKIEDVQIIAVNPFLDLALLKLPPQDGLKLEHVVLGTLDDLDAGDGTFAVGNPLGLERSVSQGILSTLNRNFEGLVYLQTDAAINPGNSGGPLFNLRGEVIGVTNMKASAGDNLGFAIPINYVKDFLRNRDAFAYDKDNPNSGYRYIDPPRRRKPEAPPEAASSASPAAAAGPGSGR, from the coding sequence ATGCGAAAACGCAACGCAATTCACGAACCGCGGCCGGCCCGTCGGGCCCTGCCCCTCCTCGTCGCCGCGGTGCTGGGGATCGCCCCCGGGTCGGACGCGCTCGGGCGGGCGGCCCCCGAGGCCGAGCGGATCGTCCTCAAGAGCGGCTCGCAGATCGTCGGCGAGGTGCTGGCCGAGAAGGCCGAAGCGATCTACGTCGACGTCGGCTACGACCTGATCCGGGTCCCGCTCGACCAGGTCCTCCGCCGGGGGGATCCCGGCGAGGTGGCGCCGCCGGGTTCCTCGGCTCCGGCCTCCTCCCCCGGCCCGGCCGACGGGTTCTACGAGGCCCGATCGCTCGACCCCCGGCCGGTCAATGAGCTGGTCAACACCTTCGGCGAGGCGGTGGTGTCGATCGAGACCCCCTCGGGCCTCGGCTCCGGGTTCATCATCAACCCGGAGGGCTTCGCCGTGACGAACGCCCACGTGATCGAGGGGGAGACCCGGATCTCGGCGATCCTCTACCAGAGGACCTCCAGCGGCTGGCGCCGCAAGAAGATCGAGGACGTCCAGATCATCGCCGTCAATCCGTTCCTCGACCTGGCCTTGCTGAAGCTGCCGCCGCAGGACGGGCTGAAACTGGAGCACGTCGTGCTGGGTACGCTGGATGACCTCGACGCCGGGGACGGCACGTTCGCCGTCGGCAACCCGCTGGGCCTGGAGCGCAGCGTCTCGCAGGGGATCCTCAGCACCCTGAACCGGAATTTCGAGGGGCTGGTGTACCTGCAGACCGACGCGGCGATCAACCCGGGGAACTCGGGGGGCCCTCTGTTCAACCTGCGCGGCGAGGTGATCGGGGTGACGAACATGAAGGCGTCGGCCGGGGACAACCTCGGCTTCGCCATCCCGATCAATTACGTCAAGGACTTCCTCCGCAACCGGGACGCCTTCGCCTACGACAAGGACAACCCCAACAGCGGCTACCGCTACATCGACCCCCCCCGCCGGAGGAAGCCCGAGGCACCCCCGGAGGCGGCGTCCTCGGCGTCGCCGGCGGCCGCCGCGGGGCCCGGGTCGGGGCGCTGA